In Chiloscyllium plagiosum isolate BGI_BamShark_2017 chromosome 18, ASM401019v2, whole genome shotgun sequence, a single genomic region encodes these proteins:
- the lsm3 gene encoding snRNA-associated Sm-like protein LSm3 isoform X1, producing the protein MQTMAEEGDQPQTTNTVEEPLDLIRLSLDERIYVKMRNDRELRGRLHAYDQHLNMILGDVEETVTTVEIDEETYEEIYKSTKRNIPMLFVRGDGVVLVAPPLRVV; encoded by the exons CCACAGACAACCAACACAGTTGAGGAGCCTCTTGACCTGATCCGACTCAGTTTGGATGAGAGAATTTACGTGAAAATGAGAAACGACAGAGAACTTCGGGGGAGATTACAC GCCTACGATCAGCATTTAAACATGATTTTGGGTGATGTTGAAGAAACTGTTACAACTGTAGAAATCGACGAGGAAACGTATGAGGAGATATACAAA TCCACCAAGAGAAATATTCCAATGCTGTTTGTCCGTGGTGATGGTGTTGTTCTAGTGGCGCCTCCACTAAGAGTTGTTTAA